From Oreochromis niloticus isolate F11D_XX linkage group LG15, O_niloticus_UMD_NMBU, whole genome shotgun sequence:
TGAGCAGATGAGTCAAAAGAGAAAACACTCACAGTTGCTGAAGCAGGTGGAGACTGACGTCGGCAAGGATTCGGAGCTCCTGACATGAAGAGATCGATGTCTGAGCGGAGAACAGGTGGGTGGTGTCTCTCTTTTAAGCCCGACCccgtgatcagctgatcactgcctgacaagattaggcttaaaactgtcacggcgagtgagagGGGCCGTgtggaaattaaaggaggatccaaacgcaggcaCTTGTACCGGTGagagggtggtttattaaacacaaaggAAATGGACAAACAGCAAACGGAGAACTGAACTATACTGGGTAAACTAAACTACGGAGCCTGAACAAGagcacaaacctgaacacgaataGCAGGAGACGGAATGATGGAAGACGgcagggaaacacacagaaTGAAACAGGGTGGATAcgcagacggaccagcaacaaCAATGACTAAAGACGTGACTtaaatacagagaaacacaaggagattacacacaggtggtggacacagctgggagtaattaacaagacgagacagaggtaaaactgaacacactcacatgagacgcagaccttcacaataaaacaggaaacaagaacactacacaaagacgcagacccGACACTGAGAGACACATGGAAAATGACACCTAAACCCacacatgagaacacaaatcctaatcaccaataaacagaaacatgaaactagtaatcaccaccaccacaataATCAGCACAACAAGATaataagaaaacaatccattactcaaaaataaaccaaaacataataaactcaaaatactgggtccaacggacccagaaccgtgacagtacccccctCTAAGGGCTGGCTCCCGACAGCCCCAAACGAAAAACCACAACAAAGCACCAGGCCAGGGCGGGCGGAggggtccaggacggagggacagaaaccaaacaaaaaaaacaaggagcaagacagttcaaaaacacaagaaaacagtcccaaagcacaggaaaatacaaaaaccaaagcTCAACAAGAGTCCACAAGCAGTTCAGGAGGTCGACCCGGGGGTCGGCCACACAGGAGCCAAAAcaggtcaggaggccggccacttggaaggcagtggcggccaCGGGCAAACAGTtccggaggccgaccgtgcacacggcaacggCGGCCACTGAGCAGATCCGGAGGTCGGCTGCAATGCCAGCAGCGGCGACGATCTCCCTCCGGAGGCCGACCTCGACGGCCATGACGCCAACTTAGAGGCCTGGAAAACGGCCGGCAGAGGGGAGGCGGAACAGGACGAGCTGGGTCCCATGACGGTGTAGCAACcgcaggaccagacgaggcaggGCCAGACGTGGACAAGTCAGGACCAGACGAAGCCGGACCTGGCGAGGACGAAGGCGTGGATGAAGCCGGGCCAGGCGTGGACGAAGGCGTGGATGAAGCCGGGCCAGGCGTGGACGAAGGCGTGGACGAAGCCGGGCCAGGCGTGGACGAAGGCGTGGACGAAGCCGGGCCAGGCGTGGACGAAGGCGTGGACGAAGCCGGACCTGGCGAGGATGAAGGCGTGGACGAAGCCgacgaggcaggaccaggcgacggcggagcggctgcggaacctgacggcagcgagacggctgcggaacctgacggcagcgagacggctgcggaacctgacggcagcgagacggctgcggaacctgacggcagcgagacggctgcaggcgatgatgctgcaggcgtggatgaagacaCGGGGGCCGgacctgacggcagcgggacggctgcggaacctgacggcagcgggacggctgcggaacctgacggcagcgggacggctgcggaacctgacggcagcgggacggctgcAGGCGcggatgaagctgcggctgcggatgaagctgcggctgcggatgaagctgcggctgcggatgaagctgcggctgcaggcggagatgatgaagctgcggctgcaggcggagatgatgaagctgcggctgcaggcggagatgatgaagctgcggctgcaggcggAGATGATGAAGCTGCAGGCGGAGATGTAGATGTCGCGGGGGATGATTTAGCCGGTGATGGCTGAACAGCCCTCCCCGGACCGCCAGCAGACGGGAGGATGTGCTGTCTGGGCCCTCCAGGACCCTCAGCTAACGAGGTGTggtgctggacgggctcctcggacccACCAGCTGACGACacaggaggctggacgggcgactCGGGCCCTTCAGCAGACGACACAGGAGCCTGGACGGGCGACTCCGGCCCACCAGCTGACGACACAGGAGGCTGGACAGGcgactcgggccctccagcagacgacacaggaggctgaacgggcccctcggaccctccagcagacgacacaggaggctgaacgggcccctcggaccctccagcggagacaggaggctgaacgggcccctcggaccctccagcagacgtGGCataaggctggacgggctcctcgggccctccagctgacgacacttgaggctggctgggtTCACCTGAACCCCCAGCCAACGAGGCAGGATGCTGTCTGGGTTCACCTGAACCCCCAGCAGACGGAACTTGAAGCTGGCTGGGCtctcccgaacccccagctgacgacacttgaagctggctgggctctcccgaacccccagcagacgaaacttgaggctggctgggctctcccgaacccccagcagacgaaacttgaggctggacgggctcctcaggCCCTCCAGCCGACGAGGCAGGAtgctggctgggttctcccAAACCCCCAGCTAACGAaacttgaggctggacgggcgactcgggccctccagcggaAACAGACACTGAGGCAGCAGGTACGCAGACCTCTGCCGGTGTGGACACTGGCTGGAACTGAGCAGCACAGTGGCTAGACTCAGGCAGCAACAGTGGGATGCAGTCCTCAGAGGGCTGAAAGTGTTCCCCAATACACTCAGCAGAGGACGGAGGCGGACGGGTGAAATCACTTGAGCTCTCAGGGGGCGCTGAGAGCCGAGACTGCTCTGGTGAGTTCCCCAGTGAAACTGCTGGCGCTGGCGTCTTGACCTCTAGGGGTCCAGAGTCAGCTGGTGAGTGAcacccagcctctggggaggccctagAGGGAGCAACTGTCTCTGAGGTGACCAGCTTAAGAGAACCAGCAGATGTCGTGGTGAAGTGTGTTCCCTGCTCGTAACGAGACGGTGAGGATGGTGACTGAATGAGTGAGTGAGCAGACAGATGAACAAGTGGCAGCTGAGCTATAGGCAGCGGAGCGACTACAGACTGACCTACAGGTAGCGGAGACGACTGTAGTGAAGGCGTAATAGGTGGTGGAGAGGCCAACAgaactgagggcagctggcctgctgactgaactgagggcagctggcctgct
This genomic window contains:
- the LOC109199352 gene encoding nascent polypeptide-associated complex subunit alpha, muscle-specific form-like, which gives rise to MDPAAFTPPSELRELITDSATKIINLWLEHEGEAFLYVLEVRLRQLLSDYPWLLDSLHPLIQNFILHELHLHPPAATAHPLASTEDVPSVPPDEELPGPSEPSPRRKRRSRRRRGTPQPEFRMTEQPAVVSERDTFPAASDSVTVFSGAIFCVPSDANNDFSVSPMAIALQTSFSEPTFRVNDCVHTVSEPGVTEFSILSLENENVWDSFSSALVNSGEAVDLTETELPDHIPPSTPSPQFNVGSVTQLAVQLAVQSAGQLPSVQSAGQLPSVQSAGQLPSVQSAGQLPSVLLASPPPITPSLQSSPLPVAQLPLVHLSAHSLIQSPSSPSRYEQGTHFTTTSAGSLKLVTSETVAPSRASPEAGCHSPADSGPLEVKTPAPAVSLGNSPEQSRLSAPPESSSDFTRPPPSSAECIGEHFQPSEDCIPLLLPESSHCAAQFQPVSTPAEVCVPAASVSVSAGGPESPVQPQVSLAGGLGEPSQHPASSAGGPEEPVQPQVSSAGGSGEPSQPQVSSAGGSGEPSQLQVSSAGGSGEPSQLQVPSAGGSGEPRQHPASLAGGSGEPSQPQVSSAGGPEEPVQPYATSAGGSEGPVQPPVSAGGSEGPVQPPVSSAGGSEGPVQPPVSSAGGPESPVQPPVSSAGGPESPVQAPVSSAEGPESPVQPPVSSAGGSEEPVQHHTSLAEGPGGPRQHILPSAGGPGRAVQPSPAKSSPATSTSPPAASSSPPAAAASSSPPAAAASSSPPAAAASSSPPAAAASSAAAPSRCPVPLPSGPAPVSSSTPAASSPAAVSLPSGSAAVSLPSGSAAVSLPSGSAAVSLPSGSAAAPPSPGPASSASSTPSSSPGPASSTPSSTPGPASSTPSSTPGPASSTPSSTPGPASSTPSSTPGPASSTPSSSPGPASSGPDLSTSGPASSGPAVATPSWDPARPVPPPLCRPFSRPLSWRHGRRGRPPEGDRRRCWHCSRPPDLLSGRRCRVHGRPPELFARGRHCLPSGRPPDLFWLLCGRPPGRPPELLVDSC